GTGCGGCGATGGCGGGAGGCACGCCGGGCGACGTCGGCACGCCGAGCGTGATCGCGCCGCTGCCTGCCTCCACGAGGAATCCGTCGGCATGCCCGTGATAACAGCCGGCGAACTTCACGATCGCATCGCGGCCCGTTGCCGCGCGCGCCACGCGCAGCGCGCTCATCGTGGCTTCGGTCCCCGAACTCGTGAATCGCACCACTGCCATCGACGGCACGAGTGTGCGGACCGTCTCGGCCATCTCGATCTCGAGCCGCGTCGGTGCGCCGAAGCTCGTGCCGTGCCTTGCGGCAGTCGCCAGTGCGTCGAGCAGACCCTTCGGGGCGTGCCCGAGAATCAGCGGTCCCCACGACATCACGTAGTCGAGGTACGTGCGCCCATCCTCGTCGGTGATGCGCGCGCCCTTCGCCCGCCTGATGAATCGCGGCGTGCCGCCAACCGCCTTGAACGCCCGCACGGGGCTGTTCACCCCTCCGGGCATCACCTGTCGCGCGCGTGCGAACAACTGCGCGGATCGCACAGACTTTCCTGCTGACATGAGACCTCTATCGAGTGTGGGTCACGACCGGCGCGTGAGCTGCCGTGCCGCGTCCCTGGCGTAGTACGTGATGATGGCGTCGGCTCCGGCGCGCCTGATGGCGATGAGGGACTCCATCATCGCGCGCGGTTCGTCGATCCATCCGTTGGCGCCCGCGGCCTTCACCATCGAGTACTCGCCGCTCACGTGATAGGCCACCGTCGGCAGGCCGAACGTGTCCTTCACGCGCCAGAGAATGTCGAGATAAGGCAGCGCGGGCTTGACCATCACCATGTCCGCACCCTGATCGACGTCGAGCGCCACCTGCCTCAACGCTTCACGCGCGTTGGCCGGATCCATCTGATGACTGCGGCGATCGCCGAAGGCGGGCGTCGAATCGGCAGCATCCCTGAACGGTCCATAGAACGCCGACGCATACTTGGCGGCGTAACTCATCACCGCCGTGCCTGCATGCCCCGCCGCGTCGAGCGCCTCGCGGATGGCGCCGATACGCCCGTCCATCATGTCCGACGGCGCCACGATGTCGGCACCGGCTTTGGCGTGCGACAGCGCTTCCAGCACGAGTAACTCCACGGTCGGGTCGTTCTCCACGACGCCGTTGGTGACGATGCCGCAGTGACCGTGGGATGTGTATTCGCAGAGACACACGTCGGTGACGATGACGGTGTCCGGATGTGTTGCGCGGATGGCACGCACCGCCTCCTGGACGGGGCCGTGCGGATCGCTCGCGCTCGTCCCGCGTTCATCCTTGTGCGCGGGAAGGCCGAAGAGCAGGACCGACGTCACGCCATCGCCCGCCGCCGCGCCGACCTCCTCCACGATCGTGTCGACCGACATCTGCGCCACACCTGGCATCGATGCGATCGGCTTGCGCACGCCTTCACCGAAACAGACAAACAGCGGATAGATGAGCTGCGACGGCTCCAGGTGCGTCTCGCGCACGAGTGCGCGAATCCCGGGCGTGCGCCGGAGCCGCCGGGGGCGGTGCGTCAGATCGAGAGGCATGCAGTCTCAGCGCCGCGCGCGCACGTGCGCCACGATGGCGTCGGCGAGCGAGGCGATGGTGTACGGCGCGCCGGGCATGATGCTCGTGGCGACGCCGAGTTGCTGGGCGGCTTCTGCCGTCACCGGCCCGATCGAGGCGACGGCCACCTGCCGCAGCAGGTCGGCTGCCTGGTCCTCGCCGAGGTTGGTCACGAAGTGCCGCACGCTCGACGCGCTCGTGAACGTCACGATGTCCACGTCGCCTTCGAGCAGTTGCTTGTAGATATCGGGCTGGCCTTCCTGGCCCCACGTGGCGCGCACCGTGCGATACGCCGCGATGTCGTCGACGTGCGCACCGGCCCTGCGCAGTTCATCGGGCAGGATCTCGCGCGCGATGTCGGCGCGCGGCAGCAACATGCGCAACCCGTCGAGGTGCCCCGTGACTTTCAGCGCCGCGATCACGCCTTCCGCCCGATCCTCCTCCGGCGTGACGTCGACGCGCAGGTGCAGGCGTTGCAGGCGCTCGGCCGTCGCGGGACCGACGGCGCAGAGACGCGGGCCGTGCAGGTCGCGGATGTCGCGCACGCGCGACAGCGCGCGTCTCATGAAATGGTCGACGCCGTTGGCGCTCGTGAACACCAGCCAGTGGTACCGCGAGATGTCGGCGATGGCGGCGTCGATTTCGGTGTAGTCATCGAGTGGTTCGATGCGGATCGACGGCGCCTGGATGACGTCGGCACCCAGATCGACAAGCCGATCCACGAACTCGCCAGCCTGTTCGCGCGATCGCGTGACGACGATGCGCGTGCCGAAGAGAGGGCGCTCATCGAACCAGCGGAGATGTTCACGCAGGCCGCACGACGGGCCGACCACGAGGACCGCCGGTGCTTGCGGCGGTTGTGCCTCGAACTGGCGCGCGAGTTCCCCGAGTGTGCCGGCCGTGGTGCGCTGCCGCGGCGTGGTGCCGTCGTACACCACTGCCGCCGAGTCGTCGGCGGGTCTGCCATGCAGGAGCAGCTGCGACGCCACGCGCGCGAGTTGGCGCGGCCCGGCGTAGCAGACCAGCGTGCCGTCGACGCGCGCGAGTTGGCTCCAGTCCAGCTCGGGCGCCTTCTGGTCGCCGTCTTCGTAGCCGCGGATGAACGTCAG
This genomic window from Acidobacteriota bacterium contains:
- the hemB gene encoding porphobilinogen synthase gives rise to the protein MPLDLTHRPRRLRRTPGIRALVRETHLEPSQLIYPLFVCFGEGVRKPIASMPGVAQMSVDTIVEEVGAAAGDGVTSVLLFGLPAHKDERGTSASDPHGPVQEAVRAIRATHPDTVIVTDVCLCEYTSHGHCGIVTNGVVENDPTVELLVLEALSHAKAGADIVAPSDMMDGRIGAIREALDAAGHAGTAVMSYAAKYASAFYGPFRDAADSTPAFGDRRSHQMDPANAREALRQVALDVDQGADMVMVKPALPYLDILWRVKDTFGLPTVAYHVSGEYSMVKAAGANGWIDEPRAMMESLIAIRRAGADAIITYYARDAARQLTRRS
- the cobA gene encoding uroporphyrinogen-III C-methyltransferase, coding for MTPVSIVGAGPGDPSLISVRGLRCLASADVVVHDALIHPRLLRMARPDAECIEVGNAAPDEPAQNAICLLLAEKAREGKSVVRLKWGDPFVFDSGGKEALFLHEQGIGFEVVPGVPALVGIPAYAGIPVTYPGSGNTLTFIRGYEDGDQKAPELDWSQLARVDGTLVCYAGPRQLARVASQLLLHGRPADDSAAVVYDGTTPRQRTTAGTLGELARQFEAQPPQAPAVLVVGPSCGLREHLRWFDERPLFGTRIVVTRSREQAGEFVDRLVDLGADVIQAPSIRIEPLDDYTEIDAAIADISRYHWLVFTSANGVDHFMRRALSRVRDIRDLHGPRLCAVGPATAERLQRLHLRVDVTPEEDRAEGVIAALKVTGHLDGLRMLLPRADIAREILPDELRRAGAHVDDIAAYRTVRATWGQEGQPDIYKQLLEGDVDIVTFTSASSVRHFVTNLGEDQAADLLRQVAVASIGPVTAEAAQQLGVATSIMPGAPYTIASLADAIVAHVRARR